The Desmonostoc muscorum LEGE 12446 genome includes a region encoding these proteins:
- a CDS encoding sensor histidine kinase, translated as MNWSNWIYLGAGIALGLGFRRLFARWLRPREASPNSSSSLSPVATLDQQDMPSISQQMQQTQLAYQMAREMSLFKAGFLARTTHELRSPLNGLIGLHQLILSDLCENPAEEREFIVQAHERTLKLLKLMDEIINVARTEHGTNKLDIQPRPLANILEEVYNLTYMLAANRNFPLQLLPADPEIYVLADYLWLRQILISLIDTAITQMEEGSIYISSSTVSKSNFVNIWLDVPTHAIPWSEPIDLIKSEDQPSQVKLENANLSPGMRLLINQTLVEVLGGKLEILPSPIDKEPSQEMSRLQISIPLFSSAEG; from the coding sequence ATGAATTGGAGTAACTGGATATATTTAGGAGCAGGAATAGCACTAGGTCTAGGTTTTCGTCGATTATTTGCGCGATGGCTACGCCCGCGGGAGGCATCGCCAAACTCTTCATCTAGCTTATCCCCAGTAGCGACATTAGACCAACAGGATATGCCATCAATATCGCAACAAATGCAGCAAACGCAGTTGGCATACCAAATGGCAAGGGAGATGAGCCTATTTAAAGCTGGTTTTTTGGCGCGGACAACCCATGAATTGCGATCGCCTCTCAATGGTTTAATTGGTTTACATCAATTAATTTTGTCAGATCTCTGTGAAAATCCTGCTGAAGAACGAGAATTTATTGTCCAAGCTCATGAGCGAACGCTAAAACTGCTGAAGCTAATGGATGAAATTATCAATGTTGCCAGAACCGAGCATGGTACAAATAAACTAGATATTCAGCCCAGACCCTTAGCCAATATTTTGGAGGAGGTTTATAACTTAACTTATATGCTGGCGGCAAATCGCAATTTTCCCTTGCAATTGTTACCCGCCGACCCAGAAATTTATGTTTTGGCAGATTATCTCTGGCTCCGCCAAATATTAATCAGTTTAATAGACACTGCTATTACTCAAATGGAAGAAGGCAGTATCTATATTTCCAGCAGCACTGTCTCTAAAAGTAATTTTGTGAATATTTGGCTGGATGTACCAACCCATGCCATACCTTGGAGTGAGCCAATTGACTTGATAAAATCTGAAGATCAGCCAAGCCAGGTGAAGCTAGAGAACGCTAATCTTTCTCCAGGAATGAGGCTATTAATTAATCAGACTCTGGTGGAAGTTCTGGGAGGAAAACTAGAAATCTTGCCTTCTCCAATTGACAAGGAACCATCCCAGGAAATGAGCAGACTACAAATTTCTATTCCCCTATTTAGTAGTGCTGAGGGGTGA
- the secD gene encoding protein translocase subunit SecD, with amino-acid sequence MQRQRSLLILILVLVIAAITVIATIPIPLGLDLRGGSQLTIQVKPSAEIPKITERELEGVKKVVEGRINGLGVSEPVIQTVGADKILVQLPGVNDPEQAERVLGGTAQLEFRTQKPNTETQLLAFQGSRAELKAKQEELRKSSDKAAIAKNQEDLEKNNQAIAELFESTNPPLIGKYLKDAYGEPTQGNNWNVAIRFDQKGGELFAQLTKNLAGTGRSIGVFLDNELISAPTVGIEFAATGITGGSAVITGRFTAQQANDLGVQLRGGALPVPVEIAEIRTVGATLGKDSITSSIYAGIGGLTLVLIFMVVYYRLPGLIADIALLIYALLTWATFALLGITLTLPGIAGFILSIGMAVDANVLIFERTREELQAGKSLYRSVESGFYRAFSSILDGNVTTVIACAALFWLGAGLVKGFALTLALGVAVSMFTAITCSRTLMFLAITIPALKKPELFSPNLPTSNKAEVA; translated from the coding sequence ATGCAAAGACAGCGATCGCTATTAATCTTGATTTTAGTTCTGGTAATCGCCGCTATCACGGTGATTGCAACAATTCCGATACCTCTTGGACTTGACTTGCGGGGAGGTTCACAGCTAACAATTCAGGTGAAACCATCAGCGGAAATTCCCAAAATCACCGAACGAGAATTGGAAGGTGTGAAGAAAGTTGTCGAAGGTCGGATTAATGGTCTGGGTGTTTCTGAGCCAGTGATTCAAACAGTCGGCGCAGATAAGATATTGGTGCAACTCCCAGGAGTCAATGACCCAGAGCAAGCTGAACGGGTGCTAGGGGGTACGGCACAATTGGAATTTCGCACCCAAAAGCCGAATACAGAAACTCAACTGTTAGCTTTCCAAGGATCGCGAGCTGAATTGAAGGCAAAGCAAGAAGAGTTGAGAAAGAGCAGCGATAAAGCGGCAATTGCCAAAAATCAAGAAGATTTAGAGAAAAATAATCAAGCGATCGCTGAATTGTTTGAAAGCACGAATCCTCCCTTAATTGGCAAATACCTCAAGGATGCCTATGGCGAACCCACTCAAGGTAACAATTGGAATGTTGCCATTCGCTTCGACCAAAAGGGTGGTGAACTGTTTGCCCAACTCACAAAAAACCTTGCCGGTACTGGGCGTAGTATTGGTGTTTTTCTCGACAATGAACTGATCAGCGCTCCTACCGTCGGTATAGAATTTGCCGCCACTGGTATTACTGGCGGTTCAGCCGTGATTACCGGTCGATTTACCGCACAACAAGCTAATGACTTGGGTGTACAGCTACGGGGTGGCGCATTACCCGTACCAGTGGAAATTGCAGAGATCCGGACTGTTGGGGCAACTTTAGGTAAAGACAGCATCACTAGCAGTATTTATGCTGGTATCGGTGGTCTAACTTTAGTATTAATATTTATGGTGGTCTACTATAGACTACCAGGACTGATTGCTGACATAGCACTATTGATCTACGCCTTGTTGACCTGGGCTACCTTTGCTTTGTTGGGTATTACCCTGACTCTGCCAGGAATTGCTGGTTTTATTCTCAGTATTGGCATGGCAGTGGATGCCAATGTGCTAATTTTTGAGCGGACGCGGGAAGAATTGCAAGCAGGTAAATCCCTTTATCGTTCTGTAGAGTCTGGTTTTTACCGTGCCTTTTCCAGTATTTTAGATGGCAACGTGACTACAGTTATCGCCTGTGCTGCACTATTCTGGCTAGGCGCTGGTTTGGTCAAAGGTTTTGCCCTAACTTTAGCTTTGGGCGTAGCGGTGAGTATGTTTACAGCAATTACCTGTAGTCGCACCTTGATGTTTTTAGCAATTACAATTCCCGCACTCAAAAAACCAGAACTTTTCTCTCCGAACCTGCCAACATCGAATAAGGCAGAGGTGGCCTAA
- a CDS encoding L-threonylcarbamoyladenylate synthase, translated as MTQVSLADLIAGARAGLLVSFPTDTVPALAAIPEKAGLIFAAKQRSQDKPLILMAASAEDLWPYVRGNENEYKIWQEIAHKYWPGGLTLVLPASQRLPKVMNPTDPTTIGIRVPNSAIAQTILAQTGPLATTSANFSGQPPLQRMAEITAQFPNVLTLVTTESQEQMLGLGIPSTVAKWTGINWEILRQGAIKLDSLNENQI; from the coding sequence ATGACGCAAGTTTCCCTCGCAGACCTCATAGCTGGCGCACGCGCTGGCCTTTTGGTGAGCTTTCCCACAGACACGGTTCCCGCACTGGCGGCGATACCAGAAAAAGCCGGATTAATTTTTGCGGCTAAGCAACGCAGTCAAGACAAACCTTTGATTTTGATGGCTGCTAGTGCTGAGGATTTGTGGCCTTATGTCAGAGGTAATGAGAACGAGTATAAAATTTGGCAAGAAATAGCACATAAATATTGGCCAGGAGGGCTGACATTAGTGTTACCAGCAAGTCAGCGCCTGCCAAAAGTTATGAATCCTACTGACCCTACAACAATTGGTATTCGAGTACCAAACAGTGCGATCGCTCAAACTATTTTGGCGCAAACAGGCCCTCTTGCCACCACTAGCGCTAATTTCTCTGGTCAACCGCCTTTGCAAAGAATGGCAGAGATTACAGCCCAATTTCCCAACGTTCTGACTCTGGTAACGACAGAATCCCAAGAGCAAATGCTGGGACTGGGTATACCTTCCACCGTTGCTAAATGGACGGGGATTAATTGGGAGATTTTACGGCAAGGTGCAATAAAGTTAGATTCATTGAATGAGAACCAGATATAG
- a CDS encoding GNAT family N-acetyltransferase produces the protein MNNPQIEFSDRKSEIDLYQLQELLNISAFWAKGRSIEDLSIAIANSEPVISVWDHESERLIGFARATSDGIYRATIWDVVIHPEYRNIGLGSNLVENVLSHPRMRWVERVYLMTTHQQEFYKKIGFQPNTTTTMVLHNLANLSLVPDTEIQLQESPK, from the coding sequence ATGAACAATCCTCAAATTGAATTTAGCGATCGCAAATCTGAAATTGACCTTTACCAACTCCAAGAACTGTTAAACATTTCAGCTTTTTGGGCAAAAGGCCGCAGTATTGAGGATTTAAGTATAGCTATTGCCAACAGTGAGCCAGTAATTTCCGTTTGGGATCATGAGAGTGAGCGACTTATTGGCTTTGCTAGAGCAACATCTGATGGCATATATCGCGCTACGATTTGGGATGTTGTGATTCATCCAGAGTATCGAAATATTGGTTTGGGAAGCAATTTAGTGGAAAATGTTTTGAGCCACCCCCGCATGAGATGGGTTGAGCGCGTTTATTTAATGACTACTCACCAACAGGAATTCTACAAAAAGATTGGTTTCCAGCCTAATACTACGACTACGATGGTGCTACATAACCTCGCTAACCTTAGTTTGGTTCCTGATACAGAAATTCAGCTTCAAGAATCACCGAAATAG
- the secF gene encoding protein translocase subunit SecF has translation MKLSINKSRSLWWAISSAIILAGIISMVISWQNPDIKAPLRPSLDFVGGTRLQFERDCTKPGNCDQPIDINVVREVAKTQGLGDSSIQIVADKGTGAENGILIRTKSLDRNQRSNLQNALSEKIGTFDDQKNQFDTVGPTLGAELFRSGVIALIVSFAGIIIYLSFRFQLDYAVFAIVALFHDVVITAGIFSILGLVLGTEVDSLFIVALLTITGFSVNDTVVIYDRIRETLTINPDAAIADIVDDAVNQTLARSINTTLTTMLSLFAIFLFGGETLKNFALALIIGFTAGAYSSIFIASTLLTLWRERSGQSQTVVNAESIDTSPGN, from the coding sequence ATGAAACTGAGTATTAATAAATCGCGATCGCTGTGGTGGGCTATTTCTAGTGCCATCATTCTGGCTGGTATCATCTCAATGGTGATTTCTTGGCAAAACCCCGACATCAAAGCACCCCTACGTCCCAGTTTGGATTTTGTCGGTGGTACACGATTGCAGTTTGAACGAGATTGCACCAAACCCGGTAACTGCGACCAGCCAATTGATATCAATGTTGTTCGAGAAGTAGCTAAAACTCAGGGACTCGGCGATAGCAGCATCCAAATTGTCGCTGACAAAGGCACAGGCGCAGAAAATGGTATATTGATCCGCACAAAAAGCTTGGATCGCAACCAGCGTAGCAACTTACAAAATGCCTTAAGCGAAAAAATCGGTACTTTTGACGACCAAAAAAATCAATTTGACACCGTTGGTCCTACTCTAGGCGCAGAGCTATTTAGGTCTGGGGTAATAGCTCTGATAGTTTCCTTTGCGGGTATCATTATTTACTTGAGTTTTCGCTTCCAGTTGGATTATGCGGTGTTTGCGATCGTTGCCCTATTTCATGATGTTGTGATTACGGCAGGGATTTTTTCGATTTTGGGTTTAGTATTGGGTACTGAAGTCGATAGCTTATTTATCGTTGCTCTACTGACGATTACAGGTTTTTCAGTCAACGATACAGTGGTGATTTACGATCGCATTCGAGAAACCCTGACAATTAATCCCGACGCTGCGATCGCTGACATTGTGGATGATGCCGTAAACCAAACCCTAGCAAGGTCTATCAACACCACCTTAACCACGATGCTATCATTGTTCGCTATCTTTCTGTTTGGGGGAGAAACACTGAAAAACTTTGCCTTAGCTTTAATTATTGGCTTTACCGCCGGTGCTTATTCAAGTATTTTCATCGCCAGTACTCTTTTAACTTTATGGCGAGAACGTAGCGGTCAATCTCAGACAGTAGTTAATGCTGAATCAATTGATACATCACCTGGTAATTAA